From Nicotiana tabacum cultivar K326 chromosome 20, ASM71507v2, whole genome shotgun sequence, one genomic window encodes:
- the LOC107813747 gene encoding putative acetyltransferase At3g50280 gives MEEVQLISTCLVKLSRSNNNGNNTTISQIEMTPWDLQFLLVDTIQKGLLFKKPTPQQENTLFKSFSSLSLIDHLKTSLSRALDFFPPLAGRFSTTKNAHDDTISFFITCNNAGVEFTHAIAPQLTVEEILESCYVPPIVHSLFPLNKMCNIECVTKPLLGIQVTELVDGYFIGCTMSHSVGDGTCFWNFFNSWSEISNGSEFISRFPVLKRWFPENIKPPIHLPLKLEDQELYECMELPPLKERIFHLSKENIGKLKAKANSEMGTKSISSLQAFLAHLWRSITRCRQLHSKEEEVTIIIVVGTRPRLNPPFAEGYWGNAAYFKPVKITAGELLEKGLGWAALQINKIVASQNNDVVVKLYKEWVEKPVLFTKSSLFVANRLTISSSPKFSVYSTDFGWGKPVAVRSGIANKGDGKVTLFPGAEEGSVDIEVCLLPKTLLAMENDEEFMEAVTV, from the exons ATGGAAGAAGTTCAACTCATCTCTACCTGTTTAGTTAAGTTGTCAAGATCAAACAACAATGGCAACAACACAACCATTTCCCAAATTGAAATGACACCATGGGACTTGCAATTCCTTCTTGTTGACACTATCCAAAAAGGTCTCCTCTTCAAAAAACCAACTCCTCAACAAGAAAACACTCTGTTCAAATCATTCTCCTCTCTTTCCTTAATTGATCACTTGAAAACATCTCTTTCACGCGCCTTAGACTTCTTTCCTCCTCTAGCTGGCCGTTTTTCCACTACTAAAAATGCTCATGATGATACGATTTCTTTCTTCATCACTTGCAATAACGCTGGAGTTGAATTTACTCACGCTATTGCTCCACAATTAACTGTGGAAGAAATTCTTGAATCTTGTTATGTGCCACCTATTGTTCATTCCCTTTTCCCACTTAATAAAATGTGTAACATCGAATGTGTTACTAAACCATTACTAGGAATTCAAGTAACAGAGCTTGTTGATGGGTATTTTATTGGTTGCACTATGAGTCATAGTGTAGGAGATGGCACTTGCTTTTGGAATTTCTTTAATTCTTGGTCTGAAATATCCAATGGATCTGAGTTTATTAGTAGGTTTCCAGTTCTAAAAAGATGGTTTCCTGAGAATATAAAGCCTCCAATTCATCTTCCTTTGAAGCTAGAAGATCAAGAATTATATGAGTGTATGGAGCTGCCACCATTGAAGGAAAGGATTTTCCATCTCAGTAAAGAAAACATAGGGAAATTGAAAGCAAAAGCTAACTCTGAAATGGGTACTAAATCCATCTCTTCTCTTCAAGCCTTTTTGGCTCATCTATGGAGATCTATTACTCGTTGTCGTCAGCTTcattccaaagaagaagaagtcaCTATCATCATTGTCGTAG GCACAAGACCGAGGCTAAATCCTCCTTTTGCAGAAGGGTATTGGGGAAATGCAGCTTATTTCAAGCCAGTAAAGATTACAGCAGGAGAACTACTGGAGAAAGGACTTGGCTGGGCAGCATTGCAAATTAACAAAATAGTTGCTTCTCAAAACAATGATGTAGTGGTGAAACTATATAAGGAGTGGGTGGAAAAGCCTGTGTTATTTACAAAGAGTTCATTGTTTGTGGCCAATAGACTGACAATTAGTAGTTCTCCAAAGTTTAGTGTTTACAGTACTGATTTTGGTTGGGGGAAACCAGTGGCAGTGAGGAGTGGGATAGCAAATAAAGGTGATGGAAAAGTAACATTATTTCCTGGGGCAGAAGAAGGAAGTGTAGATATTGAAGTTTGTCTTTTACCTAAGACTTTGCTAGCTATGGAAAATGATGAAGAGTTCATGGAAGCTGTTACTGTTTAG